The Schistocerca gregaria isolate iqSchGreg1 chromosome 1, iqSchGreg1.2, whole genome shotgun sequence genome includes a window with the following:
- the LOC126365778 gene encoding uncharacterized protein LOC126365778: MGNAMTPREVHNMRVLMICTEMMICCICGVLLTPLHGECWQRSSTALQMAASGGYGLIAVGRLFALLGGDLLPLAIERLYVWAAAVLFAACGGVSLASAATGDSAWGPAGVWETREVTRAALSLLVTVVLVGDASTCHWPAGITLDAPPRISSAHPPAADDSPPPYSVVIAHEAGLLP, encoded by the exons ATGGGGAACGCCATGACGCCCAGGGAGGTGCACAACATGCGAGTGCTCATGATCTGCACAGAAATG ATGATATGCTGCATATGCGGCGTCCTGCTGACGCCGCTCCACGGCGAGTGCTGGCAGCGGTCCTCGACGGCGCTCCAGATGGCCGCCTCCGGGGGCTACGGTCTCATCGCAGTGGGCCGCCTGTTCGCTCTGCTCGGCGGGGACCTGCTGCCACTGGCAATC GAGCGGCTGTACGTCTGGGCAGCGGCGGTGCTGTTCGCGGCGTGCGGCGGTGTGTCACTGGCGTCGGCGGCCACTGGGGACAGTGCGTGGGGCCCCGCCGGTGTGTGGGAGACTCGCGAGGTGACCCGCGCTGCACTCTCACTCCTCGTCACCGTAGTGCTGGTCGGCGACGCCAGCACGTGCCACTGGCCCGCGGGCATCACACTCGACGCCCCACCTCGCATCAGCAGCGCGCATCCTCCCGCTGCCGACGACTCGCCACCGCCCTACTCTGTTGTCATCGCGCACGAGGCTGGCCTGCTGCCCTGA